The Lineus longissimus chromosome 8, tnLinLong1.2, whole genome shotgun sequence region GTTTCCCTGGAGCAGTGGATGACAAGAGGTTCGCTTCGGGTATGGGACCATCCGAAGCGACACCTCGCGGAATACAGTGCAACCCAGTCTTCTTTGTCCAGAATGTCAGGAAGGAAGTGTGTTAGGAAGCTCCATGATGGACCCCTGTCCGGAGTGGCAGTTGGAACAtgtttttaaccccccccccccccccccctatagTTGGCGGGCAGGACATGGAGGTTTATAACCAGTTAGGTTACATTCATTGCTTCAGGGGATTCTGCCTTTCATTTCCCCAATACTCTGTTTCCCTGGAGCAGTGAACAAGAGGTTCGCTTCGGGTATGGGACCTTCACTACACTTCACTACACTTCACTACACTTCACTACACTACAGTCTTGTGACACTTGCATCAATGTCATTGGCCTGTACAGTTCACCAGCTACCCCTACAAGGAAGATAATTACTGCACAGATTATCCTTTGTGCTCCCATTGTGATACTTGGATATTTCAATGTTGACTCATCAAAAAATCTCCTGTTACTACACACTTACTGGACTTCTTCCTAGACCTTGGGTTCTCTGTGTATCCATGAGATGGTTGGACCACTGATGGAACGACAAAAATAGATCACATATTCACAAATTGCAAAGAAGGAGAATTTCAAACTGGTACAACAGAGACCTATTACTCCTATCACAAAGCTGTGTGGATTTCATTCTTATAGAATATTCACCATATTTCCCTTGATGGTTGGACCACTGATGGAATGACAAAAATAGATCACATATTCACAAATTGCAAACAAGGAGAGTTTCAAACTGGTACAACAGAGACCTATTACTCGTATCACAAAGCTGTGTGGATTTCATTCTTATAGAATATTCACCATATTTCCCTTGGTATGAGTGCATTTTTCTTTCCATAAAGGCAAGAATGTTTCACTAAAGAAATTAACCAACACCCATTCAACGCCTTTAGTGCTACTGCAACACATTTGTTGTTTATTAGTCTCCGCCACGCCCGATAGGGGCTTGGCGGAGAGTTTTGTGTTAGCAGGCAAATTCTTCCCCCCAGTTACAACCGGTGCATAGGTACAACAATGTTTATCTCTGTACACTGTGTATGCATTACAGCCTGGTCTCGAGTCGCGGTTCCGGTCAGTGATCTAGACAAAGTTTTAGTCAATGTAGGCATGAAATAAAAATAATAGTTCCGCTGATTttatttgtacattttgtagATGTGTATGTAATTTTAGCAGTTTTTCCACAAAGCGCAAGCAGTTTTACGACTCCTAATGTATTCTGGTCGACACCATTTTGTGTGCATCGTGTATTGGTTTATTCTTCGTTTTTTCTGAAATGTAGCCACCACCCCCATCACCTCCCTCACATAAGAGCCCTGAAATCATCCAACATCCCCCTCCCGCCACTCCCAAAACCTCATCCgtggcggagactccagagtctgcacGCAGACTCGGCACCATTTCTAGTTTAGCATACTTTGATACCCTACAACACATATGTGGTTTCGATTTGTAGCAATCACTACAACAGTATAAATGACTGCTTGATATCTATTATATTGTTTTGCTTCACCATTATCATCTCATACAAGCACTAAAGGGGTTGGAAGTAGAGCGGCGGTCTTTTGCTATAGAAATAGACCAAAAACCTCTATTCATTAATAATTTCCATATATGTGACCTAGTAGACAATTGTATCAGTATAATCCATTCATATTGCAGTGATTTAATGAGAAATGCGTTACTTTCCAAAAGCAAATTTCGCAGCCAAACTATCAGTTTTTAGGTTCCATATAGTTGATCTTTTACAACATCTTAAACCCTGGTGAACTGCTGATTCCATAAAAGCGAATGACCTAATTTCCACTTTCTGGTCATTACGACTAATTTTACTTATTTTGAGTCGAAGTTTTAGATAAATACTTCATCTGTCACAACATCTTGTTATAATTCAATTCGCCTACCTCACACGGTAGCCATCTTTCGTTCCAACACACATTGTAGTCACAGCATACTTGTGGCTTCAGCTTTGGTTCTCTATCTGTGCCCAGATTCTTGATTCTGGCATCATGGATGGTGCTGATCATGTGGACATCCTTCTTGTCTTTCCACTCATCAGGCTGTCGCGATACATAGCTTTGATTTCACCTTTGCGAAGCTTCTGAGTGGTGAGTGCTCTTGACACCCCCTTTCTGTTGGCTCTCAAAGTACCGACTGCATCAGTTTGTTTCCCACAGAGAGTCTCATAGAGTGCAGGAGAGCTGAAGAAATTGTCCATGTTGATACAGTACCCCTTGTTATAGAGATGGGGCAACAAGGGTGAGCACAACCTAAGTCCCCATTGGGTCATCCTCAGGAAGGTCAGGATCGTACTGAGTGTCCCTGCCAGTGTAGTCAAAAAAGTTCCAAACGTATCCAGAACTTGACTCACAGATCTCGAATGATTTTATACCGAATCTGGCCCTCTTGGATGGAATATACTGCTTCCACCCCAAGCGTCCTTTCTATAACAGAATTGACTCATCCACTGCCATGTCTCTCTCTGGTTTGTACATCTCTGAGAATTTCGTTTTCATGTGCTCAATGATAGGCCAAAGCTTGTACAGTTTCTTTGGAATAGGCCCTTCAGGATCAAATGCAGTGTTATCAGTGAAATGCAGGAACTTACAAAGCAGTATGAAACGCTCCTTATCAATCACTTCACGAAAGAAGGAGGTGTACATTGAGGCCTTCTTTGAGAAAGACACTTCTATTTCTGGTTTGAAGACCACCCCCTGCAAGAGCAAGAGGGCAAGAAACACCCTGATCTCATCAGAGTCAGTGTCCTCCCATTCCTTGGCCCTAGAACGAGCTTTCAGAGTACCCTCCTTCTCGACTAAATACTGCCTGGCAAACCGATTAGTTTCAGTTACTATCAAGTCAACAAGTTCATCTCCGAAAAAAAGTTCAAAGAATTCAAGGGGATCTGACGTGTCATGAATGTCAACCTTTATCCCAGGATTGCCAGTGAAAGGATATCTATCCCTTACCTGGTCATTTACACTCCATGGACGGTCATTAGCGGGATCATCAGGACGTCTACCCCTCGCAGGAGGCCGACCACGTGGCCGTTGAGCGGGAACATCGTCACCACTACTATCAGTATCGATATTCTGATCTCTGGTCTGAGAATCATGCCCACTAGCATTACTGGCATCGCTACCACTGACCAGATCGTCTACATTGCGTAAATAACCCTCACTACCTGACAGTTCACTCTGAATCATTCAGCGATGACAATTCATCTGAATCGGACTGTCGGAATGTCGAGAACTTCCTTATCCAACATCCGCTTTCATGCGTGCTGCAGCCATGATTCACGTGATTCCACTCAGAAACTGTTGCCAGTGGCAATCCCGTAGTGTTATGAAACTAAACTACACTGTGCTGACGATCTAATGGGATTCCCCAATCGATTTTCAGAGTGTTGTATGGGCTTAGGTGAGTCACAAACTTAGGACGCCATATGACGTTTTACGCAATGCACGGCCATTAGGCCAGGACGTCATATGACGTATCACGCAGTTAGCAGGTTAATCAACTAATTTATACATTTAGCTTTATCTGAACTCAACCCACACCGCAGTCTTTTCCAGTCTCACATTGCTGACTTAGTTTAACTGGGCCACTCTATATCGGGTGTTTATAGCAACAGTATAGGTGGCATCTTTGCAGGAAGAAATCTTGACTCTCCGTCAGATATAATTAATTTTCTTAATAAAGGATGTGTCTTTAATGAGATAATTGTTTGTCGTCATTTCTTGTTTATTCATACCAACACAACTGAGTCACACTTTCATGGTAGAGTGCGCCTAGCGCCCTATATCAATGTCTGAAGTGAACAATGGAGCTCTGCCATGTGCTCAAATTTTGAGTTAATCAGGCATTTAGTAAAGTTTAACCTCATTCTGGCAGAAAATGTTTAGTGCTAGTGATAGCTGGGATAATATTCTTAGTGCTAGCACTGAGATTTTCACCAGACAGTTATTTTGATAGAATTTATGGTCTGATTAAGGTTGGGGTTCACACACAGACAGAGCTTTGACAAGCGGACAAACGTTTTGAAATACAGGTTCGTCTTAcatggtatcaggctgtttcgctacattgccagttcgctaaaagtcgtttcgctac contains the following coding sequences:
- the LOC135492657 gene encoding piggyBac transposable element-derived protein 4-like produces the protein MIQSELSGSEGYLRNVDDLVSGSDASNASGHDSQTRDQNIDTDSSGDDVPAQRPRGRPPARGRRPDDPANDRPWSVNDQVRDRYPFTGNPGIKVDIHDTSDPLEFFELFFGDELVDLIVTETNRFARQYLVEKEGTLKARSRAKEWEDTDSDEIRVFLALLLLQGVVFKPEIEVSFSKKASMYTSFFREVIDKERFILLCKFLHFTDNTAFDPEGPIPKKLYKLWPIIEHMKTKFSEMYKPERDMAVDESILL